Proteins co-encoded in one Vicinamibacteria bacterium genomic window:
- a CDS encoding DUF86 domain-containing protein, with protein MSFEPRDYLRHILVEVDDLIGESGALTLEEFTANGTLQGAFVRSLEIIGEAAKKVPEEFRSQYPGVEWRVMAGMRDRLIHDYFGVDYELVWDVIQNRVPELRGQVSSILES; from the coding sequence ATGTCCTTCGAGCCGCGTGACTACCTTCGCCACATCTTGGTGGAGGTGGACGACCTCATTGGAGAGAGCGGTGCGTTGACCCTGGAAGAGTTCACGGCGAACGGCACGCTCCAAGGTGCATTTGTCCGAAGTCTAGAGATCATTGGCGAAGCGGCAAAGAAGGTCCCCGAGGAGTTTCGCTCGCAATACCCAGGCGTCGAATGGCGCGTCATGGCCGGTATGCGTGATCGCTTGATTCACGACTACTTCGGCGTAGACTACGAACTGGTCTGGGACGTGATCCAGAATCGGGTTCCGGAACTCCGCGGCCAGGTCTCATCGATTCTGGAGTCATAA
- a CDS encoding DUF3703 domain-containing protein, protein MTRLLFGAAGSVPFQPDNKGIKLTKPSHGFRVFVNVSNGEQFMNPVQNVAFANEIALAKELIAKGELEASFSHLERAHIIGQAFVVPHAISHWLMLTVEVRRRRVTAALGQIVRIVLGMLGSAVGVVPVGNTGGTDISMFKRMPIEPELQNIIDSLPPNPGA, encoded by the coding sequence GTGACGCGTCTGCTGTTCGGCGCGGCGGGAAGCGTGCCATTTCAACCGGATAACAAGGGGATCAAGCTGACGAAGCCCTCTCATGGGTTCAGAGTTTTCGTGAACGTGAGCAATGGAGAGCAATTTATGAATCCTGTTCAAAACGTCGCCTTCGCCAACGAGATCGCCCTGGCCAAGGAACTCATCGCTAAAGGCGAACTCGAGGCTAGCTTTTCTCACCTCGAGCGTGCCCACATCATCGGTCAGGCCTTCGTCGTACCCCATGCGATATCGCACTGGTTGATGCTTACGGTCGAGGTTCGGAGAAGGCGGGTCACCGCCGCCTTGGGGCAAATCGTACGCATTGTTTTGGGTATGCTCGGTTCGGCGGTGGGGGTTGTCCCGGTAGGCAATACGGGGGGCACCGACATTAGCATGTTCAAGCGCATGCCTATCGAGCCCGAATTGCAGAATATTATTGATAGCCTTCCACCAAACCCGGGCGCGTAG